One part of the Vicia villosa cultivar HV-30 ecotype Madison, WI linkage group LG6, Vvil1.0, whole genome shotgun sequence genome encodes these proteins:
- the LOC131614314 gene encoding uncharacterized protein LOC131614314, with amino-acid sequence MASLSNQSVGSSSQQQHQHEQEQEQQLVQPITCSVPWDQLEVICELMVDVENLEKHEIHLEENMRFQGWAPMFYDLCGPVYPDLVKEFWVHATVMPKAILSLVHGEIFLITESLLRKLFGLMNAEGATKATPRTDWDAVYTEIFENGT; translated from the coding sequence ATGGCTTCCCTCTCAAATCAGAGTGTTGGTTCGTCTTCtcagcaacaacatcaacatgaacaagaacaagagcaaCAACTTGTCCAACCAATAACCTGTTCGGTTCCATGGGATCAactggaagttatctgtgagttAATGGTAGATGTTGAAAATCTGGAGAAACATGAGATTCATCTTGAAGAAAATATGAGGTTTCAAGGATGGGCACCAATGTTCTATGATttgtgtggaccagtctatccagactTAGTGAAGGAATTCTGGGTTCATGCCACCGTAATGCCTAAAGCTATTCTCTCTCTCGTTCATGGTGAAATCTTCTTAATCACAGAATCCCTCTTAAGAAAGTTGTTTGGGTTGATGAATGCTGAAGGTGCTACTAAAGCAACTCCaagaactgattgggatgctGTCTACACAGAAATTTTTGAGAATGGGACGTAA